One window of Pyrus communis chromosome 12, drPyrComm1.1, whole genome shotgun sequence genomic DNA carries:
- the LOC137711090 gene encoding uncharacterized protein, whose translation MAYDGGKLKSTSINGVKMYSVASQQRSLATWLNPKKRRALRKDQNYMQRVDLIQDLRFETATTKIKATPDGEFLIAAGIYPPQVKVYELRELSLKFERHLDSEIIDFQVLADDYSKLAFLCADRSVYLHAKYGKHYSLRIPRMGRDLAYDCWSCDLLCAASSPELYRINLEQGRFLSSLSTQSPALNIVSRSKLHGLVACGGEDGAVECFDLRMKSSAGRINAVAPAGDFDQEVTALEFDEKTGFQLAVGSSGGKVFIYDLRSSHPIQVKDHMYGSPILDIKWHQTLNSEGPKLITTDNHIVRIWDPDTGEGMTSIEPTAGTINDICTFPGSGLMLLALDCSQIPSYFIPELGPAPNWCSYLQNLTEELEEGEQTTIYDDFKFLTKEDLERLKLTGLIGTSLLRAYMHGFFIDYRLYRKAKALAEPFDYTEYREQRKREMLDKELAGERITIKRKLPKVNRTLAKSILDNEDAENEINVDDNETKKPAKKKKALASDILKDERFGKMFENEDFEIDEYSQEYRALHPMPSTKQPSLVEEHFRPSMEDNDPDLSDSDASATSLDEPGHENSKLRMKGRTPRLYEVKDERHAEAFLNRESFANEESLPLGERVAALRDDRRVSAIPNDVKLGPGGSREISFRARSNSKYKEDEDDEHRGKRRGVQSLGLKPNGPGFGGRGGRGGRGRGGRGGHRGRGRRGGR comes from the exons ACTATATGCAAAGAGTGGACTTGATCCAGGATCTGAGGTTTGAAACTGCAACGACCAAAATCAAGGCAACTCCTGATGGAGAGTTTCTAATTGCAGCAG GTATTTACCCACCACAAGTCAAAGTTTATGAGCTGAGGGAACTTTCACTCAAGTTTGAAAGGCACTTGGACTCAGAGATAATTGATTTTCAG GTTTTGGCCGATGATTATTCAAAGCTTGCGTTTTTGTGTGCTGACCGTTCTGTTTATCTACATGCGAAATATGGAAAGCATTACAGTTTGCGGATTCCAAG AATGGGAAGGGATCTTGCATATGATTGCTGGTCTTGTGACTTGCTTTGTGCTGCCTCTTCTCCAGAATTATACAGGATTAATTTGGAACAG GGGCGATTCCTCTCTTCCCTTAGCACACAATCGCCTGCACTAAATATAGTTTCTCGGAG CAAGCTTCATGGTCTTGTTGCTTGTGGTGGTGAGGATGGTGCCGTGGAATGTTTTGACTTGAGAATGAAATCTTCAGCTGGCAGGATTAATGCTGTCGCACCCGCTGGTGACTTTGACCAG GAAGTCACTGCATTAGAGTTTGATGAAAAAACGGGTTTCCAATTGGCTGTTGGAAGCAGTGGTGGAAAG GTGTTCATCTATGACTTGCGCTCATCACATCCTATACAGGTTAAGGATCACAT GTATGGTAGCCCGATATTAGACATTAAATGGCATCAAACTCTAAACTCTGAGGGGCCAAAGTTGATTACCACTGATAATCATATTGTTAGAATATGGGATCCTGACACg GGTGAAGGCATGACCAGCATTGAGCCAACGGCTGGCACAATTAATGATATTTGTACATTCCCTGGCAGTGGGTTGATGTTGCTTGCTCTGGACTGCAGTCAGATTCCATCTTATTTTATACCTGAACTTGGACCTGCTCCGAATTGGTGTTCTTACCTGCAAAACCTTACT GAGGAGCTAGAGGAGGGTGAACAGACTACCATTTAtgatgatttcaaatttttgacAAAAGAAGACCTCGAGAGGTTGAAGTTGACTGGTCTCATTGGGACCAGTCTACTTCGAGCTTACATGCATGGGTTTTTTATTGATTATCGGTTATATAGAAAG GCAAAAGCTTTGGCAGAGCCTTTTGATTATACTGAATACAGAGAACAGCGGAAACGAGAGATGCTAGATAAAGAACTTGCAGGAGAGCGAATTACG ATTAAGAGGAAATTGCCCAAGGTCAATCGAACTCTTGCAAAGAGTATTCTTGATAATGAAGATGCAGAGAACGAAATTAATGTTGATGACAATGAGACTAAGAAGCCAGCCAAGAAAAAGAAGGCACTTGCTAGTGATATTCTCAAAGACGAGCGGTTtggaaaaatgtttgaaaatgag GATTTTGAAATTGATGAGTACTCGCAAGAGTATAGGGCTCTACACCCTATGCCTTCTACGAAGCAACCATCTTTGGTAGAGGAACATTTCAGACCTTCCATGGAGGATAATGATCCGGACTTGAGTGATTCTGATGCCTCAGCGACATCTTTGGATGAGCCTGGCCACGAAAACAGTAAACTGAGAATGAAGGGACGAACTCCAAG ATTGTATGAAGTTAAGGATGAGCGGCATGCAGAAGCATTCTTGAATCGCGAGTCTTTTGCAAACGAGGAATCACTTCCACTGGGGGAGAGGGTGGCAGCCCTCAGAGATGATCGGCGAGTTTCTGCCATCCCGAATGATGTTAAGCTTGGACCTGGAGGTTCGCGTGAGATTTCTTTTAGGGCTAGAAGCAACTCTAAGTACAAAGAGGATGAGGATGACGAACACCGTGGAAAGAGGAGGGGAGTTCAATCATTAGGACTAAAACCAAATGGGCCTGGATTTGGAGGccgaggaggaagaggaggccgAGGAAGAGGAGGGAGAGGAGGGCATCgcggaagaggaagaagaggtggCCGGTGA